A single Montipora foliosa isolate CH-2021 chromosome 7, ASM3666993v2, whole genome shotgun sequence DNA region contains:
- the LOC138009939 gene encoding uncharacterized protein, with protein MAPEKTCGPATTLSFAGIELDSVSFEARLPLDKIDKCLSLIASFLTRKKVTLKEIQSLTGMLNFACSVVVPGRAFLQRLINLTVGVQSPHHYARINLEVKADLKLWQSFLTGLNGKSFFLEDFWDSSDKLELYTDAAGFGAVFGRKWCYGKWPDNWLHQNIAMLEFYPIVLSLYLWGHQMQNRCILFLTDNEALVYVINKQSCKDKNLMFFVRKLVLVCLQNNINFKAKHVRGVYNTLADSLSRLQVDTFKRAAPVHMEREPTDIPVHLQPQNWHL; from the coding sequence ATGGCACCAGAGAAAACATGTGGTCCTGCTACAACATTGTCCTTTGCTGGAATTGAATTGGATTCTGTTTCTTTTGAGGCTCGTTTGCCTCTTGACAAAATTGACAAATGTCTCAGTCTGATAGCTAGCTTTCTTACTCGCAAGAAGGTGACACTGAAAGAAATCCAATCGCTAACGGGTATGCTAAATTTTGCTTGTTCTGTAGTTGTCCCGGGTAGAGCCTTTTTGCAAAGATTAATTAATCTCACTGTTGGGGTCCAATCGCCACATCATTATGCAAGGATAAATCTAGAGGTCAAAGCTGACCTAAAGCTTTGGCAATCTTTTTTGACCGGCCTCAATGGCAAGTCCTTTTTTCTTGAGGACTTTTGGGACAGTTCAGACAAGTTGGAGCTTTATACTGATGCTGCTGGTTTTGGAGCGGTTTTTGGCAGGAAATGGTGCTATGGGAAATGGCCTGATAATTGGTTACACCAGAACATTGCAATGCTTGAGTTCTATCCAATTGTTCTTAGTTTATATCTGTGGGGTCACCAAATGCAAAATCGTTGCATCCTGTTTTTGACAGATAACGAGGCACTCGTTTATGTCATTAATAAGCAGTCTTGCAAGGACAAGAATTTGATGTTTTTTGTACGAAAATTGGTACTGGTCTGTttacaaaacaacattaattttaaggccaaacatgTCAGGGGTGTTTATAACACTCTCGCAGACTCCTTGTCTCGATTACAGGTGGATACATTCAAGCGAGCGGCCCCAGTCCACATGGAGCGGGAGCCAACAGACATTCCTGTGCATCTGCAGCCTCAGAATTGGCACCTGTAA